In a genomic window of Kineococcus endophyticus:
- a CDS encoding SDR family NAD(P)-dependent oxidoreductase, with protein MSQSQTYAGRTALVTGASSGIGAGLARALAERGADLVLVARRADALEELAAQVRAAHGRTVHVAPADLGAPGAGRDLHERVLALGLHVDVLVNNAGFGVAGPVAGADADALVAQVPVNCSAVVDLTTRFLPAMVARRSGVVVNVASVAALQPVPGLAVYAATKAFVLSFTEALWAEQRGTGVRVLAVCPGPTDTPFFEVAGEESDSGLPRRTVDDVVATTLRALQSGGPSVVDGPLFTALGVVARLMPRGVVARVSGMVARPKG; from the coding sequence ATGAGCCAGTCGCAGACGTACGCCGGACGCACGGCCCTGGTCACCGGGGCGTCGTCGGGGATCGGGGCCGGGCTGGCACGGGCCCTGGCCGAACGCGGGGCCGACCTCGTCCTCGTCGCGCGGCGGGCGGACGCCCTGGAGGAGCTGGCCGCGCAGGTGCGCGCGGCGCACGGACGGACCGTCCACGTCGCCCCCGCCGACCTCGGCGCGCCCGGGGCGGGCCGCGACCTGCACGAGCGGGTGCTGGCGCTGGGGCTGCACGTCGACGTGCTCGTGAACAACGCCGGCTTCGGCGTCGCCGGTCCGGTGGCCGGCGCGGACGCCGACGCGCTCGTCGCCCAGGTGCCCGTGAACTGCTCCGCCGTCGTCGACCTGACGACCCGCTTCCTGCCCGCGATGGTCGCGCGCCGTTCCGGGGTCGTCGTGAACGTCGCCAGTGTCGCTGCGCTGCAACCGGTCCCCGGGCTGGCCGTGTACGCCGCGACGAAGGCGTTCGTGCTGTCGTTCACCGAGGCGCTGTGGGCCGAGCAGCGCGGCACGGGCGTGCGCGTCCTCGCCGTCTGCCCCGGCCCCACCGACACCCCGTTCTTCGAGGTGGCCGGGGAGGAGTCCGACAGCGGCCTGCCCCGCCGCACCGTCGACGACGTCGTCGCCACGACGCTGCGTGCGCTGCAGTCCGGCGGGCCGAGCGTCGTCGACGGGCCGCTGTTCACCGCGCTCGGGGTCGTGGCGCGGCTGATGCCGCGCGGGGTCGTGGCGCGGGTCTCCGGGATGGTCGCGCGGCCGAAGGGCTGA
- a CDS encoding geranylgeranyl reductase family protein, which translates to METQDADVLVVGAGPAGSTLARHLADAGRRVLVLEKSSFPREKVCGDGLTPRAVHELDQLGLRTDVSDGWIRNKGLRLLGGGVRMQVPWPEITDFPSYGLVATRSSFDQALVEHARAGGATVAERTSVTGPVLDERTGHVVGVTARPVDEKGRKAGEERTYRAPVVVAADGVGGRLALSMGLAKRDDRPLGIAVRTYFTSPRHDDDWMEAWMELREGDSSTGPLLPGYGWVFGVGDGTSNVGLGVLDPGSGDIDYRDLLRRWMSGMPAEWRFREEDQVGPIRGAALPMAFNRTPHYTRGLVLVGDCGGMVNPFNGEGIAYAMQSGRIAAGAVDDALAATDERARERALQSYPAAVRADLGGYYTLGRVFVSLIGHPEVMRVATRFGLPRPGLMKLVVKLLANLADPTSKDATDRVVVALKRLAPAS; encoded by the coding sequence ATGGAGACGCAGGACGCGGACGTGCTCGTCGTCGGGGCCGGGCCGGCCGGCTCGACGCTGGCGCGGCACCTCGCGGACGCCGGGCGTCGCGTCCTGGTGCTCGAGAAGTCCTCGTTCCCGCGCGAGAAGGTCTGCGGTGACGGCCTGACGCCGCGTGCCGTGCACGAGCTCGACCAGCTCGGTCTGCGCACCGACGTCTCCGACGGCTGGATCCGCAACAAGGGTCTGCGGCTCCTCGGCGGCGGCGTCCGGATGCAGGTCCCGTGGCCGGAGATCACCGACTTCCCCTCCTACGGGCTCGTCGCCACGCGCTCGAGCTTCGACCAGGCCCTCGTCGAGCACGCGCGCGCCGGGGGAGCGACCGTCGCCGAGCGCACGAGCGTCACCGGCCCCGTCCTGGACGAGCGCACCGGGCACGTCGTCGGCGTCACCGCGCGCCCCGTCGACGAGAAGGGCCGCAAGGCCGGCGAGGAGCGCACCTACCGTGCGCCCGTCGTCGTCGCGGCGGACGGGGTCGGCGGCCGCCTCGCCCTCTCGATGGGCCTGGCCAAGCGCGACGACCGCCCGCTCGGCATCGCCGTCCGCACGTACTTCACCAGCCCCCGTCACGACGACGACTGGATGGAAGCCTGGATGGAGCTGCGCGAGGGCGACAGCTCCACCGGCCCGCTGCTGCCCGGCTACGGCTGGGTCTTCGGCGTCGGCGACGGCACCTCGAACGTCGGCCTCGGCGTCCTGGACCCCGGGTCCGGCGACATCGACTACCGGGACCTGCTGCGGCGCTGGATGTCCGGGATGCCGGCGGAGTGGCGCTTCCGCGAGGAGGACCAGGTCGGCCCGATCCGCGGCGCCGCCCTGCCGATGGCCTTCAACCGCACCCCGCACTACACGCGCGGGCTCGTCCTCGTCGGCGACTGCGGCGGCATGGTCAACCCGTTCAACGGCGAGGGCATCGCCTACGCCATGCAGTCCGGGCGGATCGCGGCCGGCGCCGTCGACGACGCCCTGGCCGCGACCGACGAGCGCGCCCGCGAGCGCGCGCTGCAGTCCTACCCCGCCGCAGTTCGCGCGGACCTGGGTGGGTACTACACGCTGGGTCGTGTGTTCGTCTCCCTCATCGGCCACCCCGAGGTCATGCGCGTCGCGACCCGGTTCGGGCTGCCGCGCCCCGGCCTGATGAAGCTCGTGGTCAAGCTCCTGGCCAACCTGGCCGACCCGACGTCGAAGGACGCCACCGACCGCGTGGTCGTGGCGCTGAAGCGATTGGCCCCTGCCTCGTGA
- a CDS encoding demethylmenaquinone methyltransferase, producing MVTPDVSTQRELADLSKRPAQVAGMFDDVAEKYDRTNDVLSGGQDRLWRRAVLRAVDARPGETVLDLAAGTGRSSEPFADRGVRVVPCDFSAGMVHAGKRRRPDLGFVVGDATRLPFGDGVFDAATISFGLRNVVDPDAGLREMARVVRPGGRLVVCEFSTIPNPLLRKAYTTYLHHGLPRVARLVSSHGEAYSYLVDSIDAWPDQAELALRIGEAGWERVAWRNLSFGVVAMHRAVRAAV from the coding sequence GTGGTGACCCCGGACGTCTCGACGCAGCGCGAACTGGCCGACCTCAGCAAGCGACCGGCGCAGGTCGCGGGCATGTTCGACGACGTCGCCGAGAAGTACGACCGCACGAACGACGTCCTGTCCGGCGGTCAGGACCGGCTGTGGCGCCGGGCCGTCCTGCGGGCCGTCGACGCCCGGCCGGGGGAGACCGTGCTGGACCTCGCGGCCGGGACGGGCCGCTCCAGCGAGCCCTTCGCCGACCGCGGGGTGCGCGTCGTGCCGTGCGACTTCTCGGCCGGCATGGTCCACGCGGGCAAGCGCCGGCGTCCCGACCTGGGCTTCGTCGTGGGCGACGCGACGCGGCTGCCGTTCGGCGACGGGGTCTTCGACGCGGCGACGATCTCGTTCGGGCTGCGCAACGTCGTCGACCCGGACGCCGGGCTGCGGGAGATGGCGCGCGTCGTGCGGCCGGGTGGCCGGCTGGTGGTCTGCGAGTTCTCGACCATCCCGAACCCGTTGCTGCGCAAGGCGTACACGACGTACCTGCACCACGGGCTGCCGCGGGTGGCGCGGCTGGTGAGCTCGCACGGGGAGGCGTACAGCTACCTCGTCGACTCGATCGACGCGTGGCCGGACCAGGCCGAGCTGGCCCTGCGCATCGGCGAGGCCGGGTGGGAGCGCGTGGCGTGGCGCAACCTCTCCTTCGGCGTCGTGGCGATGCACCGGGCCGTGCGCGCAGCGGTCTGA
- a CDS encoding methyl-accepting chemotaxis protein: protein MSSTAASSTRPTRSLLADRSVRTKVLSALGALGLVTVAVSAGSLTALHQGTVRSDDLYQDSVVGLTALGRVHQEELKTRMLVAQHAATPDAEGKAAVAQKIKDSDAELDTWAAKYTATPQADAANWKVFTDTWSQWRQARDSQLVPASDKGDLAGWAAANSSVAQPLVSKAADALDAIEAAEDKAARDNAQAAADESAHSRNLVVGGLLLGLTLATALGLAVVRSITRPLSEVSQSLEAMAAGDLTVAARVESRDEVGQMAASLERARDSVRSTVSAIASSSASLAAASTQLAADSERIGSTAGRTAAVAADAAETAATVAASVATVAMGAGEMQAAIRDIASGASEATAVAARADDLAGRAGETVARLGVSSTQIGDVVKAITAIAEQTNLLALNATIEAARAGEAGKGFAVVAGEVKELSAQTARATEDIAARVSSIQTDTAEAVRAIESIAEVVGEISNHQTTIASAVEEQSATTAEMSRSVGEAAAGSESISEGIRGITGSARSTADVVAGTRAATDDLHRMAGELNALVGRFRV, encoded by the coding sequence ATGTCGAGCACCGCCGCCAGCTCCACCCGTCCCACCCGGTCCCTGCTGGCCGACCGCAGCGTCCGCACGAAGGTGCTCAGCGCGCTCGGCGCCCTGGGCCTCGTGACCGTCGCCGTGAGCGCGGGTTCGCTGACCGCCCTGCACCAGGGCACCGTCCGTTCCGACGACCTCTACCAGGACAGCGTCGTCGGGCTGACCGCGCTCGGCCGCGTGCACCAGGAGGAGCTCAAGACGCGCATGCTCGTCGCCCAGCACGCGGCGACGCCCGACGCGGAGGGCAAGGCGGCGGTCGCGCAGAAGATCAAGGACAGCGACGCCGAGCTCGACACGTGGGCGGCCAAGTACACGGCGACCCCGCAGGCCGACGCGGCGAACTGGAAGGTCTTCACCGACACCTGGTCGCAGTGGCGCCAGGCCCGCGACAGCCAGCTGGTGCCGGCTTCCGACAAGGGCGACCTCGCCGGCTGGGCCGCGGCGAACTCCTCGGTCGCCCAGCCCCTCGTGAGCAAGGCGGCGGACGCGCTGGACGCCATCGAGGCTGCCGAGGACAAGGCCGCCAGGGACAACGCGCAGGCCGCCGCCGACGAGTCGGCGCACTCGCGCAACCTCGTCGTCGGCGGGCTCCTGCTCGGGCTGACCCTGGCCACCGCGCTCGGCCTGGCCGTCGTGCGGTCCATCACCCGCCCGCTGAGCGAGGTCTCGCAGTCGTTGGAGGCCATGGCCGCCGGCGACCTCACCGTGGCCGCGCGCGTCGAGAGCCGGGACGAGGTCGGCCAGATGGCCGCCTCGCTCGAGCGGGCCCGCGACAGCGTCCGCAGCACCGTGTCCGCCATCGCGTCGTCGTCGGCCTCGCTGGCCGCCGCCTCCACGCAGCTGGCCGCCGACAGCGAGCGCATCGGCTCGACGGCCGGCCGGACCGCGGCCGTCGCCGCCGACGCCGCCGAGACCGCGGCCACGGTCGCCGCCAGCGTCGCGACCGTCGCCATGGGGGCCGGGGAGATGCAGGCCGCGATCCGCGACATCGCCTCCGGCGCCTCCGAGGCCACCGCCGTCGCCGCCCGTGCGGACGACCTGGCCGGCCGCGCCGGGGAGACCGTCGCCCGCCTGGGCGTGAGCTCGACCCAGATCGGGGACGTCGTCAAGGCCATCACCGCCATCGCCGAGCAGACCAACCTCCTCGCGCTCAACGCCACCATCGAGGCCGCCCGTGCCGGGGAGGCCGGCAAGGGCTTCGCCGTCGTCGCCGGTGAGGTCAAGGAGCTGTCGGCGCAGACGGCCCGGGCGACCGAGGACATCGCCGCCCGCGTCAGCTCGATCCAGACCGACACCGCCGAGGCCGTGCGCGCCATCGAGAGCATCGCCGAGGTCGTCGGGGAGATCAGCAACCACCAGACGACCATCGCGTCCGCCGTCGAGGAGCAGTCCGCGACGACCGCCGAGATGAGCCGCTCCGTCGGCGAGGCCGCGGCCGGGTCGGAGTCCATCTCCGAGGGCATCCGCGGGATCACCGGCTCGGCCCGCTCCACCGCGGACGTCGTCGCCGGCACGCGCGCCGCCACCGACGACCTGCACCGCATGGCGGGCGAGCTCAACGCCCTGGTCGGCCGCTTCCGCGTCTGA
- the ligD gene encoding non-homologous end-joining DNA ligase: MSPKPPAEELDVDGTPVRLTSPDKPYYPELGEAGTKRHVVEFYRLVAPALLTAVRDRPTYLQRFPDGVEGEEVYQKRVPKFAPEHVDTVHVTFPSGRSADAIRPTNAATLVWAAQQATITFHPWHCTAPDVDHPDELRIDLDPQPGTGFAQARTVARDVLRPLLTELGCEGFVKTSGGRGIHVFVTIEPRWTFTEVRRAAIALAREVERRADGLVTSAWWKEERGETVFVDYNQNARDRTIASAYSLRRTARATVSAPLRWEELADDLDPDDFTLTTFPARYAEVGDLWAGRGERAHSLEPFLALADADAEAGLGDLPYPPNYPKMPGEPKRVQPSRARNS, encoded by the coding sequence GTGAGCCCCAAGCCGCCCGCCGAGGAACTCGACGTCGACGGCACCCCCGTGCGGCTGACGTCCCCGGACAAGCCGTACTACCCCGAGCTCGGCGAGGCCGGCACGAAGCGGCACGTCGTGGAGTTCTACCGGCTCGTGGCCCCGGCGCTGCTGACCGCCGTGCGCGACCGGCCGACCTACCTGCAGCGGTTCCCCGACGGCGTGGAGGGCGAGGAGGTCTACCAGAAGCGCGTCCCGAAGTTCGCACCCGAGCACGTCGACACCGTGCACGTGACGTTCCCGTCGGGCCGGTCGGCCGACGCGATTCGCCCCACGAACGCGGCCACCCTCGTCTGGGCCGCGCAGCAGGCGACGATCACGTTCCACCCCTGGCACTGCACGGCGCCCGACGTCGACCACCCCGACGAGCTGCGCATCGACCTCGACCCCCAGCCCGGGACGGGGTTCGCGCAGGCGCGGACCGTGGCCCGGGACGTGCTGCGCCCCCTGCTGACCGAGCTGGGCTGCGAGGGGTTCGTCAAGACGTCGGGCGGGCGGGGCATCCACGTGTTCGTGACCATCGAGCCGCGGTGGACGTTCACGGAGGTCCGTCGCGCCGCGATCGCGCTGGCCCGCGAGGTGGAGCGGCGGGCCGACGGGCTGGTCACCTCGGCGTGGTGGAAGGAGGAGCGCGGCGAGACGGTGTTCGTCGACTACAACCAGAACGCGCGGGACCGCACGATCGCGAGCGCCTACTCGCTGCGCCGGACCGCGCGGGCCACGGTGTCCGCGCCGCTGCGCTGGGAGGAGCTGGCCGACGACCTCGACCCCGACGACTTCACGCTGACGACCTTCCCCGCGCGGTACGCCGAGGTCGGTGACCTGTGGGCGGGCCGGGGCGAGCGGGCGCACTCGCTGGAGCCGTTCCTGGCCCTGGCCGACGCCGACGCCGAGGCGGGTCTGGGGGACCTGCCCTACCCGCCGAACTACCCCAAGATGCCGGGTGAGCCCAAGCGCGTGCAGCCGTCGCGGGCCCGGAACTCGTGA
- a CDS encoding polyprenyl synthetase family protein, whose protein sequence is MNTSPTTAGKTSGQAQGALPTTDPALEDALRDGLDAVEVRLRHAVSTTDPIADAPARHLVEAGGKRVRPMLTLLGAHLAAPGSAVVADEVLEAAVVCELTHLASLYHDDVMDSAPTRRGAPAAQQLYGNNTAILIGDLLFARASNVVAALGPEAVLLQAATFERLCLGQLHETVGPRPDEDPVRHYLDVLSDKTASLIATAGRFGALFAGGSEDVVQAMVRYGEDVGVAFQLADDVLDLASDTDESGKRPGTDLREGVPTLPVLLARRAAAEGDADARAVVDLLDSGRLADDDVLAEAVAALRAHPVTEAARATAREWAHRAATHLAALPPSPAREALEVYAATVADRVA, encoded by the coding sequence GTGAACACGTCTCCCACCACCGCCGGGAAGACCTCCGGGCAGGCGCAGGGCGCGCTGCCGACGACGGACCCCGCCCTCGAGGACGCCCTCCGCGACGGCCTCGACGCGGTGGAGGTGCGGCTGCGGCACGCCGTCAGCACCACCGACCCGATCGCCGACGCCCCGGCCCGCCACCTGGTGGAGGCCGGCGGCAAGCGCGTGCGCCCCATGCTCACGCTCCTCGGCGCCCACCTTGCCGCCCCGGGCAGCGCGGTCGTGGCCGACGAGGTGCTCGAGGCGGCGGTCGTCTGCGAGCTGACGCACCTGGCCTCGCTCTACCACGACGATGTCATGGACTCCGCCCCCACCCGTCGCGGAGCGCCTGCGGCGCAACAGCTCTACGGCAACAACACGGCCATCCTCATCGGCGACCTGCTCTTCGCCCGCGCCTCCAACGTCGTCGCCGCGCTGGGCCCCGAGGCCGTCCTGCTGCAAGCCGCGACCTTCGAGCGGCTGTGCCTGGGCCAGCTGCACGAGACCGTCGGGCCGCGCCCCGACGAGGACCCCGTGCGGCACTACCTCGACGTGCTGAGCGACAAGACCGCCTCGCTCATCGCCACCGCCGGCCGCTTCGGCGCGCTGTTCGCCGGCGGCTCCGAGGACGTGGTGCAGGCGATGGTGCGCTACGGCGAGGACGTCGGCGTCGCCTTCCAGCTCGCCGACGACGTCCTGGACCTGGCCAGCGACACCGACGAGTCCGGCAAGCGGCCCGGGACCGACCTGCGCGAGGGCGTCCCGACGCTGCCCGTGCTGCTCGCCCGCCGCGCCGCCGCCGAGGGCGACGCGGACGCGCGCGCCGTCGTGGACCTCCTGGACTCCGGTCGCCTCGCCGACGACGACGTCCTCGCCGAGGCCGTCGCCGCCCTGCGGGCCCACCCCGTCACCGAGGCCGCCCGCGCCACCGCGCGCGAGTGGGCGCACCGCGCCGCCACCCACCTCGCCGCCCTGCCGCCGTCGCCCGCGCGCGAGGCGCTCGAGGTGTACGCCGCCACCGTCGCGGACCGCGTGGCCTGA
- a CDS encoding prolyl oligopeptidase family serine peptidase, with product MRPLALLALAAAPLVLTAAAVPAQAQELRPVGPTTAAFTLDAEVQDGGQQVVSLTIDVRGLGINPRSLSDDAFSVRASGTSPDPSVPGPVLGTFEDVDRPVADVRLEPGGRLVVDLEDGFGTPGGSTLGYSVGAGRNVELDLEYTLTQVKPLTARGVSDFRFAALEQSRLVDDEVEAFAPGEANGLAYRLFSPRERGLRPLVVWLHGGGEGGREGSYDNDLVLQANRGALGFATPEAQEVFGGAYVLAPQAPDFWLNDPARGYSAQLKGLIDEVVASHRVDTSRIYVVGASNGGYMTAQLTADNPGFFAADVPIAAVREYDDAVVLTDEELAAMSSTPTWVVHAENDETVPFEPNGKYIAEHVDGALLSAYPDVTYDGIAYDGHWSWIYVGRNDPTTPDGTHVWQWMAAQRL from the coding sequence ATGAGACCTCTCGCCCTGCTGGCCCTGGCAGCGGCCCCACTCGTGCTCACCGCGGCGGCGGTGCCCGCACAGGCGCAGGAGCTGCGGCCCGTGGGCCCGACGACCGCCGCCTTCACCCTCGACGCCGAGGTGCAGGACGGCGGCCAGCAAGTGGTGTCCCTGACGATCGACGTGCGGGGACTCGGCATCAACCCCAGGAGCCTGTCCGACGACGCCTTCAGCGTCCGTGCGAGCGGCACCAGCCCCGACCCCTCCGTCCCGGGCCCGGTGCTCGGCACCTTCGAGGACGTCGACCGTCCGGTCGCCGACGTCCGGCTGGAACCCGGCGGCCGGCTCGTCGTCGACCTCGAGGACGGTTTCGGCACACCGGGCGGCAGCACGCTCGGCTACTCCGTGGGGGCGGGCCGCAACGTCGAGCTGGACCTGGAGTACACGCTCACGCAGGTCAAGCCCCTCACCGCCCGCGGCGTCAGCGACTTCCGGTTCGCCGCCCTCGAGCAGTCGCGGCTGGTCGACGACGAGGTCGAGGCCTTCGCCCCCGGCGAGGCGAACGGCCTGGCCTACCGCCTGTTCTCCCCGAGGGAGCGCGGGCTGCGTCCGCTCGTCGTGTGGTTGCACGGCGGGGGAGAGGGCGGACGGGAGGGCTCCTACGACAACGACCTCGTGCTGCAGGCCAACCGCGGCGCCCTCGGATTCGCGACGCCGGAGGCCCAGGAGGTCTTCGGGGGGGCCTACGTCCTCGCGCCGCAGGCGCCCGACTTCTGGCTGAACGACCCCGCGCGCGGGTACTCCGCGCAGCTCAAGGGGCTCATCGACGAGGTGGTCGCGAGCCACCGCGTCGACACGAGCCGCATCTACGTCGTCGGGGCCTCCAACGGCGGGTACATGACGGCCCAGCTCACCGCCGACAACCCCGGCTTCTTCGCCGCCGACGTCCCCATCGCCGCGGTCCGCGAGTACGACGACGCGGTGGTGCTGACCGACGAGGAGCTGGCGGCGATGAGCAGCACGCCGACCTGGGTGGTCCACGCCGAGAACGACGAGACCGTGCCGTTCGAGCCCAACGGGAAGTACATCGCCGAGCACGTCGACGGCGCGCTGCTTTCCGCCTACCCGGACGTCACCTACGACGGCATCGCGTACGACGGCCACTGGTCGTGGATCTACGTGGGCCGCAACGACCCCACGACGCCGGACGGCACGCACGTCTGGCAGTGGATGGCCGCCCAGCGGCTGTAG
- the menD gene encoding 2-succinyl-5-enolpyruvyl-6-hydroxy-3-cyclohexene-1-carboxylic-acid synthase, which yields MNPSTAFATVLVDALVRLGLRHLVLSPGSRSAPLAYAAARAADEGRLRLHVRIDERSAGFLALGLARAGELVAVVTTSGTAVANLHPAVLEAHHAGVPLVVLSADRPHELRGSGASQTADAQARMFLPSVRYSADLPAPVDPAAQAPAWRSVVSRAVAAARGLRGDGPGPVHLDVGFSDPLTPSPDVLPVSTTGLTVVAEPAAPQPVVLERGPRTLVLAGDAPDPATGRAARELAEHAGWPLLAEPSSGARGGERAVGPYRLLLDADDGQGRLGDVERVVLFGHPTLSRPVTRLLARDDVELVVVSPDGTWPDAGFRAARVVPAATVTRRPEAGEQEFAARWDRAAKLAADAVDAVVDDESALAGPWAAREVVRACAADGSVLVVAASNAVRDVDLAGHPRGVRTVSNRGLAGIDGTLATAEGVATVLGPTRLLVGDLAFLHDVNAFLPVPGETRPDLTVVLVNDDGGGIFETLEHAAVVTRPTFERVVATPHGVDVAALCAAYGVPHVRPRTRAEAAAVLATPPSGLRVVELLTDRAAVRPRLERITAAVRAAVLDA from the coding sequence GTGAACCCCTCGACCGCCTTCGCGACGGTCCTCGTCGACGCCCTGGTCCGGCTCGGCCTGCGACACCTCGTCCTGAGCCCCGGGTCGCGCAGCGCGCCCCTGGCCTACGCGGCCGCCCGCGCCGCCGACGAGGGCCGGCTGCGGCTGCACGTGCGCATCGACGAGCGCAGCGCCGGGTTCCTCGCCCTCGGCCTGGCCCGCGCGGGGGAGCTCGTGGCGGTCGTCACGACGAGCGGCACCGCCGTCGCCAACCTGCACCCCGCCGTCCTGGAGGCCCACCACGCCGGCGTGCCGCTCGTCGTGCTGTCGGCGGACCGCCCGCACGAGCTGCGCGGGTCCGGGGCCAGCCAGACCGCGGACGCGCAGGCGCGCATGTTCCTGCCCTCGGTGCGCTACAGCGCCGACCTGCCCGCCCCGGTCGACCCGGCCGCGCAGGCCCCGGCGTGGCGCTCGGTCGTGTCCCGCGCGGTCGCCGCGGCCCGGGGGCTGCGCGGTGACGGGCCGGGTCCGGTGCACCTCGACGTGGGCTTCTCCGACCCGCTGACCCCCTCGCCCGACGTCCTGCCGGTCTCCACGACGGGGCTGACGGTCGTCGCCGAACCCGCTGCGCCGCAGCCGGTCGTGCTGGAGCGCGGCCCCAGGACCCTCGTCCTGGCCGGTGACGCCCCCGACCCCGCGACGGGCCGGGCCGCGCGCGAGCTGGCCGAGCACGCGGGCTGGCCGCTGCTGGCCGAACCCAGCTCGGGCGCCCGCGGCGGCGAGCGGGCCGTCGGGCCCTACCGCCTGCTGCTGGACGCCGACGACGGCCAGGGCCGCCTCGGGGACGTCGAGCGGGTCGTCCTCTTCGGCCACCCCACGCTGTCGCGGCCCGTGACCCGGCTGCTGGCGCGCGACGACGTCGAGCTCGTCGTCGTCAGCCCGGACGGCACCTGGCCCGACGCCGGGTTCCGCGCCGCCCGGGTCGTCCCGGCCGCCACCGTCACGAGGCGTCCGGAGGCCGGCGAGCAGGAGTTCGCCGCCCGCTGGGACCGCGCCGCGAAGCTGGCGGCCGACGCGGTGGACGCCGTCGTCGACGACGAGAGCGCGCTGGCGGGCCCCTGGGCGGCCCGCGAGGTCGTGCGCGCCTGCGCGGCCGACGGTTCGGTGCTCGTCGTGGCGGCCAGCAACGCCGTCCGCGACGTCGACCTCGCCGGCCACCCCCGCGGGGTCCGCACCGTCTCCAACCGCGGGCTCGCCGGCATCGACGGGACGCTGGCCACGGCCGAGGGCGTCGCGACGGTCCTCGGGCCCACCCGGCTGCTCGTCGGCGACCTCGCCTTCCTGCACGACGTCAACGCGTTCCTGCCGGTGCCGGGGGAGACGCGGCCCGATCTGACCGTCGTGCTCGTCAACGACGACGGCGGGGGCATCTTCGAGACGCTGGAGCACGCCGCGGTCGTGACCCGGCCCACGTTCGAGCGGGTCGTCGCCACGCCCCACGGCGTCGACGTCGCCGCCCTCTGCGCCGCCTACGGCGTCCCGCACGTGCGCCCCCGCACCCGCGCCGAGGCGGCCGCCGTCCTGGCGACCCCGCCGTCGGGTCTGCGCGTCGTGGAGCTGCTCACCGACCGCGCCGCGGTCCGCCCCCGCCTGGAGCGCATCACCGCCGCCGTCCGCGCGGCCGTCCTCGACGCCTGA